The genomic DNA AAGTCTTTGCCATGAATCCTTTTGCCAAGGGTAAATCATACTACATCACCTTACGCTTGAAATCGTCTAAAACATTAACAATCTGTTCAGATACTTTTTCTATTGACTGTTCGCCCGAGATAATACGATATCTATCTGGATTCGATTGTGCTAAGGCAAGATATCTTTCTCTCACTCTATTAAAAAATGACATATCCTCGCTCTCTATTCTATCTCTTCTATCTCTGTTTTCACAACGTTTCTGACACACTTCCGCTGGGGCATCCAACAAAATTGTTAAGCTAGGTTGAAGTCCCTCTTGCACCCACTCTTCAAGCACTTTAATCTTTTTTGTAGCCACCCCTCTTCCTGCACCTTGATAAGCATAAGTAGCATCTGTAAATCTATCAGACAAAACCCACTTACCTTCTTTAAGTGCCGGTAAAATGACCTCATGTATATGTTGTTGCCTAGCAGCGAACATTAACAACACTTCTGTTTCTAATGAAACAGAAGTATCAATATCCAATAATTGAGAACGTATATTCTCTCCAAGTTTTGTACCACCTGGCTCTCTAGTGATAATCAATTCAATATTATTATCCTCAAACCACTTACGTATAAAATTCACTTGGGAAGTCTTACCTGAACAATCTATTCCCTCAATAGTAATCAACTGACCTTGCCTCATCTTACTTCCTCAATATGTATTTTCTTACTGCTGCATTATGTTCTGATAAAGATTTACTAAAATAGCTTTTACCAGAACCGTCTTGTTTGGATATAAAATATAAATACTTCTCATCCGCAGGATGAGCCGCCGCATACAAAGAAGCTCGTGAAGGCATCGCTATCGGACTTGGCGGTAACCCTTTTCTAGTATAGGTATTATAAGGATTATCATGATATAAATCTTTTTTTCTTATTTTACCCTGATAATCATCTCCCATTGCATAAATAACACTAGGATCGGTTTGCAGTCGCATCCCTTTGTTAAGACGATTAACAAAAACAGCTGACACTAATGCCCTATCCTCTATATCCCCAGTTTCTTTCTCGATAATGCTAGCCATTATTAATAATTCATATGGCGTTTGATAAGGCAATCCTTCTTGTCTCTCATCCCACTGCTTTCTCAATTCTTGCTGCATTAAAGAATATGCCATGCGATAAATATCTTTATCTTCCACTCCTTGATAAAAATAAAAACTATCAGGCAATAGTAAGCCTTCTACTTTTTTATAATTCGAACTTGGATCCAAAAATGATAAAAGTTGTTGTTCCGTCCAATTTTTAGTTAAGTGTCTAATTTGATTATTATTATCAAGATAATTCTTAATTTTCTGATAGTTCCAACCCTCAACAAAAGTAATCATTATTTTTTTGGGCTCATTCTTGATAATGTTAACAATATTCCATATAGAGGCAGGATTTTTAATATAGAAAAAACCAGGCTTAATTTTTGAATTAAGATGAGTTATTTTTGCTAAAAAAATAAATCCCTTACGATTATAAATAATTCCCTCTTTATTTAACCTTGTTGCCACAGAAGAGATACTATCACCTTTATTAATCACCAATAAATATTCATTCTGGTGAATATCTTTAGGATAAAATAATAGCAGAACGATGGATATCAACAGTAC from Neisseriaceae bacterium includes the following:
- a CDS encoding dTMP kinase, coding for MRQGQLITIEGIDCSGKTSQVNFIRKWFEDNNIELIITREPGGTKLGENIRSQLLDIDTSVSLETEVLLMFAARQQHIHEVILPALKEGKWVLSDRFTDATYAYQGAGRGVATKKIKVLEEWVQEGLQPSLTILLDAPAEVCQKRCENRDRRDRIESEDMSFFNRVRERYLALAQSNPDRYRIISGEQSIEKVSEQIVNVLDDFKRKVM
- the mltG gene encoding endolytic transglycosylase MltG, which produces MKIDKRKLLVTGLMALSFFIVLLISIVLLLFYPKDIHQNEYLLVINKGDSISSVATRLNKEGIIYNRKGFIFLAKITHLNSKIKPGFFYIKNPASIWNIVNIIKNEPKKIMITFVEGWNYQKIKNYLDNNNQIRHLTKNWTEQQLLSFLDPSSNYKKVEGLLLPDSFYFYQGVEDKDIYRMAYSLMQQELRKQWDERQEGLPYQTPYELLIMASIIEKETGDIEDRALVSAVFVNRLNKGMRLQTDPSVIYAMGDDYQGKIRKKDLYHDNPYNTYTRKGLPPSPIAMPSRASLYAAAHPADEKYLYFISKQDGSGKSYFSKSLSEHNAAVRKYILRK